In Methanoregula sp., a single genomic region encodes these proteins:
- a CDS encoding PAS domain S-box protein, protein MISVLYVDDEPALLDIGKTFLEQSGSITVEICHTAADAREQLAKHHYDAIVSDYQMPVTNGIEFLKYIRTRYSDLPFILFTGRGREEVVIEALNLGADFYLQKGGNPVPQFAELEHKIKQAVHQKQSERRINESEEQYRTLFEGASDAIFMMEQGVYIDCNTKALEYFGCSREQLIGSHPCDLSPATQPDGISSIEKSRELMQVVIGGTPRLFDWRHRRLDGREFDVEISLSRLDVKGRNLLLAIMRDVHERKQVECALRESAQLMTNIISFLPDATFAINTDGRVIAWNQAMEKMTGISAGAMIGKGDYEYSLPIYGERRPILIDLILSRDETIFSRYTTIDADGTNLISEVFAPGLNSGRGAHLWFTASPLIDTQGNVIGAIESIRDITARKNRQNELQASYEQIAAMEEELRNNFEELAARERLVAESDANYRALFSAMVEGHAVNELVYDGNGMPVEYRILQVNPAFEKIFAIPTNTAIGRTSREIFERDEPGAFALYAEVACTGIPRHFEIWYPLMKKHFSISVYSPKRGTFATVFEDITDRRQKEDELRAAYEQISAVEEELRNNFEELTSREQELRESAQRMTNIISFLPDATFVINSDGRVIAWNRAMETLTGISADAMVGKGDYEYSIPIYGKRRPILIDLILSKDESIASHYTTIEKEGTTLFSEVFVPGLYSGKGAHIWFTASPLVDTRGKVIGAIESIRDITAHKNRMIDLQASYEQIAAMEEELRNNFEELASRERLVAESDANYRALFSAMVEGHAVNELVYDGNGMPVEYRIRQVNPAFEKIFNIPRDTATGKMSREVFGGDEPRALALFAEVARTGTPRHFEIWYPRMKKHLAISVYSPKKGTFGTVFEDITERRQKENELRTAYEQITAIEEELRSNLEDLAAREKALQTSEEGYRQIVETANEGIWSMDHGLRATFVNSRLADMLGYSPDEILGRPVEDFMHPEEMPDHAEKKRLRRAGNRSVYERKFCKKDGTTLWCQVSATPLLDARGMFQGSFAMLTDITARKIARQELELKNQELNTANEQMAAAFEELKSTEELLVARNRELEEQQESIRRAKKALKIANRKLNLLSGLTRHDVVNQLTALSGYVELSSRFVQDPKFQLMIEKERKVIDMINQQILFTKEYEDMGVNAPVWQDLGKTVMNAATGLDLSGVCLKVESDNLEIFADPLLGRGFYNLMDNTLRYGRTVSEITVCCERKDGGLIITYIDNGVGIDAEARPHLFERGFGKHTGLGLFFTREVLSITGLSIAETGTPGKGVRFEINVPEGDYRFTDTQASS, encoded by the coding sequence TTGATCTCCGTTCTTTATGTTGATGATGAACCGGCTCTTCTTGACATAGGAAAGACCTTTCTCGAACAGAGTGGCTCGATCACGGTTGAGATCTGCCATACTGCCGCTGATGCGAGGGAACAATTGGCGAAACACCACTATGATGCGATCGTTTCTGATTACCAGATGCCGGTAACAAATGGCATCGAGTTTCTCAAATACATCCGTACAAGGTATAGCGATCTCCCGTTTATTCTTTTCACCGGCAGGGGACGCGAGGAAGTGGTGATCGAGGCGCTCAACCTTGGCGCTGATTTTTATCTCCAGAAAGGGGGTAATCCGGTACCGCAGTTTGCCGAGCTGGAACACAAGATCAAGCAGGCGGTTCACCAGAAACAGTCAGAGCGGCGGATCAATGAATCTGAAGAGCAGTACCGCACCCTTTTTGAAGGAGCAAGCGATGCTATCTTCATGATGGAACAGGGCGTGTATATTGATTGTAATACAAAGGCACTGGAGTATTTTGGCTGTTCCCGTGAACAGTTGATCGGCTCCCACCCCTGTGATCTTTCTCCGGCTACCCAGCCCGATGGCATCTCATCTATAGAAAAAAGCCGTGAACTTATGCAGGTAGTGATCGGGGGAACACCCCGGTTATTTGACTGGCGCCACCGACGGCTCGATGGGAGGGAATTCGATGTCGAAATCAGTCTCTCCCGCCTGGACGTAAAGGGCCGGAATCTCCTCCTCGCGATAATGCGGGATGTCCATGAGCGCAAACAGGTAGAGTGCGCACTGCGTGAATCTGCCCAGCTTATGACAAATATCATCAGTTTTCTGCCCGATGCCACATTTGCAATAAATACTGATGGCAGGGTGATTGCCTGGAACCAGGCAATGGAGAAGATGACCGGCATTTCAGCAGGTGCAATGATCGGCAAGGGGGATTATGAATACTCACTCCCGATCTACGGTGAACGCCGCCCCATATTAATCGATCTGATCCTTTCCCGGGATGAGACGATATTCTCCCGCTACACCACGATCGATGCAGACGGTACTAACCTTATCTCGGAGGTTTTTGCACCAGGACTCAATTCCGGAAGAGGTGCACATCTCTGGTTTACTGCATCTCCACTCATCGACACCCAGGGGAATGTTATCGGGGCGATTGAATCTATCCGGGATATAACGGCAAGAAAAAACCGCCAGAACGAGCTTCAGGCATCCTATGAACAGATCGCAGCAATGGAAGAGGAGCTGCGCAACAATTTTGAGGAACTTGCAGCACGGGAGCGGCTGGTGGCCGAAAGTGATGCCAATTACCGGGCTCTCTTCTCTGCCATGGTTGAAGGACATGCGGTCAACGAGCTGGTGTATGACGGAAACGGTATGCCGGTGGAATACCGGATCCTGCAGGTGAATCCTGCGTTTGAGAAGATCTTCGCAATTCCCACCAATACTGCAATTGGCAGGACAAGCCGGGAGATTTTTGAGAGGGATGAGCCCGGGGCCTTTGCTTTGTATGCCGAAGTTGCCTGCACCGGGATTCCACGCCACTTCGAGATCTGGTATCCCCTGATGAAAAAACATTTCTCGATCTCGGTGTATTCTCCCAAAAGAGGAACATTTGCCACGGTATTTGAAGATATCACCGACCGCAGGCAGAAAGAAGACGAACTGCGGGCAGCCTACGAGCAGATTTCGGCAGTTGAAGAGGAGCTGCGCAATAATTTTGAGGAACTGACGTCACGGGAACAGGAACTGCGTGAATCTGCCCAGCGTATGACAAACATCATCAGTTTCCTGCCGGATGCCACGTTTGTAATTAATAGTGACGGAAGGGTGATCGCCTGGAACCGGGCTATGGAGACACTGACCGGCATTTCAGCCGATGCAATGGTCGGCAAGGGTGATTATGAGTACTCAATCCCGATTTACGGTAAACGCCGCCCGATACTGATCGATCTGATCCTTTCCAAGGATGAATCGATAGCCTCTCATTACACGACGATTGAAAAAGAGGGAACGACTCTTTTTTCTGAGGTTTTTGTACCCGGACTCTATTCAGGAAAAGGCGCTCATATCTGGTTTACCGCATCCCCCCTTGTTGATACCCGGGGAAAGGTAATCGGTGCAATCGAATCAATCCGGGATATCACCGCACATAAAAACCGGATGATCGATCTTCAGGCATCCTATGAACAGATCGCAGCAATGGAAGAGGAGCTGCGCAACAATTTTGAGGAACTGGCATCGCGGGAGCGGCTGGTGGCCGAGAGTGATGCCAATTACCGGGCTCTCTTCTCTGCCATGGTTGAAGGACATGCCGTTAACGAGCTGGTGTATGACGGAAACGGCATGCCGGTGGAATACCGGATCCGGCAGGTGAATCCCGCGTTTGAGAAGATCTTTAACATCCCCCGCGATACGGCAACAGGCAAAATGAGCAGGGAAGTGTTTGGGGGTGATGAACCCCGGGCGCTTGCCCTTTTTGCCGAAGTCGCCCGCACCGGAACCCCACGCCACTTCGAGATCTGGTATCCCCGGATGAAAAAACATCTTGCCATCTCGGTGTATTCTCCCAAAAAAGGAACATTTGGCACGGTATTTGAAGATATCACCGAACGTCGACAGAAAGAAAACGAACTGCGGACAGCCTACGAGCAGATTACCGCGATCGAAGAGGAGCTGCGCAGCAATCTTGAAGATCTGGCAGCACGGGAGAAAGCACTGCAAACGAGCGAGGAGGGTTACCGGCAGATCGTGGAGACAGCAAACGAAGGCATCTGGTCAATGGATCACGGGCTGAGAGCGACCTTTGTCAACTCCCGTCTTGCTGATATGCTCGGGTATTCCCCGGACGAAATTCTCGGAAGACCCGTTGAGGATTTCATGCATCCCGAAGAGATGCCGGATCATGCTGAAAAGAAACGGCTCCGTCGTGCCGGCAATCGTTCGGTATATGAGCGGAAGTTCTGTAAAAAGGACGGAACGACTCTCTGGTGCCAGGTCTCGGCAACCCCTCTTCTTGATGCCAGGGGCATGTTCCAGGGCTCGTTTGCCATGCTCACCGATATCACGGCACGGAAAATTGCCCGGCAGGAACTCGAGCTGAAGAACCAGGAGCTGAATACGGCTAACGAACAGATGGCTGCTGCGTTTGAAGAGCTGAAGTCAACCGAGGAATTGCTGGTGGCCCGAAACCGTGAACTCGAGGAGCAGCAGGAATCGATACGCAGAGCTAAAAAAGCGTTAAAGATCGCAAACCGGAAACTCAACCTGCTGTCAGGACTTACCCGCCACGACGTGGTAAACCAGCTGACGGCGTTGAGCGGGTACGTGGAGTTATCGTCACGATTTGTGCAGGATCCAAAATTCCAGCTGATGATCGAAAAAGAACGGAAGGTGATCGATATGATCAACCAGCAGATCCTGTTCACCAAAGAGTATGAGGATATGGGGGTGAACGCACCGGTTTGGCAGGACCTCGGCAAAACGGTAATGAACGCTGCAACAGGACTGGATCTCTCAGGTGTTTGTCTGAAGGTGGAATCAGACAATCTGGAGATCTTTGCCGATCCTCTGCTCGGGAGGGGGTTCTATAACTTAATGGACAACACCCTTCGCTATGGCAGAACCGTATCGGAAATCACGGTCTGTTGTGAGAGAAAGGATGGCGGACTCATCATCACTTATATCGATAATGGGGTTGGAATTGATGCGGAAGCCCGTCCACACCTGTTTGAACGAGGGTTTGGGAAACATACCGGTCTTGGTCTCTTTTTTACCCGGGAAGTGCTCAGTATTACCGGGCTATCCATAGCGGAAACAGGTACACCCGGCAAAGGCGTCCGGTTCGAGATTAACGTGCCGGAAGGGGATTACCGTTTCACGGATACCCAAGCCTCGTCCTGA
- a CDS encoding pyridoxamine 5'-phosphate oxidase family protein — protein MVKLTAEMKDAFAKMKVFPVATATKDGTPNVIPLGIAELVSDDTVWFVDNFMNKTLSNIRMNPKIAFFVWGPEIKGCFQCKGVAAIKTSGPEYDQMKAKLNIKNPALPARSLVIVKITEVFECKPGPTAGAKIL, from the coding sequence ATGGTAAAATTAACCGCAGAGATGAAGGACGCGTTTGCAAAGATGAAGGTCTTCCCGGTTGCAACGGCAACCAAAGACGGCACACCCAATGTGATCCCGCTGGGAATAGCCGAGCTCGTAAGTGACGATACCGTCTGGTTCGTGGACAATTTCATGAACAAGACGCTCTCTAATATCCGGATGAATCCCAAGATCGCCTTCTTTGTATGGGGGCCGGAGATCAAAGGATGCTTCCAGTGCAAGGGGGTGGCTGCGATTAAGACGAGCGGCCCGGAATATGATCAGATGAAGGCAAAGCTCAACATCAAGAACCCGGCACTGCCTGCCCGGTCACTTGTCATCGTGAAGATAACCGAAGTTTTCGAATGCAAACCCGGCCCGACTGCCGGTGCAAAAATTCTTTGA
- a CDS encoding DUF169 domain-containing protein — MAADMKIAINYAEASETLKKYLKLSGSPVAFRFATKKEEIPAGMEAFDKTIRHCSMIGLARKEGRIFYSTSEKHECNGGAWALGLREITESLKNGDFYYKLGKFESSASCKRTIDRVAHLHTGDTYATMYAPLEKTPFDPQVVVIVASPWAMLKLAQSTMFRLGGRIQSEFAGIQSVCSDACAQTYLTGHVNFSLGCDGSRKFSGIEDGELVIGIPAELLPEITEALKIVAAAPGSKPGTK, encoded by the coding sequence ATGGCAGCAGATATGAAAATTGCAATAAACTACGCAGAGGCATCCGAGACGCTTAAGAAGTATCTCAAGCTCAGCGGTTCACCGGTTGCATTCCGGTTTGCAACCAAAAAGGAAGAGATCCCGGCAGGCATGGAAGCATTTGACAAAACGATCCGTCACTGCTCAATGATCGGCCTTGCACGAAAAGAAGGGCGGATCTTCTACTCGACTTCTGAAAAACACGAATGCAATGGCGGTGCATGGGCACTGGGTCTCCGGGAGATCACCGAGAGCCTGAAGAATGGTGATTTCTATTATAAGCTCGGAAAATTCGAGAGCTCTGCGTCCTGCAAGCGGACCATTGACCGGGTTGCACACCTGCATACCGGGGATACGTACGCCACGATGTATGCCCCGCTCGAAAAGACCCCGTTCGATCCCCAGGTCGTAGTGATTGTTGCGAGTCCCTGGGCAATGCTGAAACTTGCGCAGAGCACGATGTTCCGGCTGGGGGGACGGATCCAGTCGGAATTTGCCGGTATCCAGTCGGTCTGTTCCGATGCATGTGCGCAGACCTATCTCACCGGCCACGTGAACTTCTCGCTGGGCTGTGACGGATCCCGTAAGTTCTCCGGCATTGAAGATGGCGAACTGGTCATCGGCATACCGGCCGAGCTGCTTCCGGAGATCACTGAAGCATTAAAAATCGTAGCTGCGGCACCGGGTTCGAAACCCGGTACGAAGTAA